One segment of Sander vitreus isolate 19-12246 chromosome 20, sanVit1, whole genome shotgun sequence DNA contains the following:
- the marcksl1a gene encoding MARCKS-related protein 1-A: MGAQLSKGGVAVEGKAAAADPAAAKANGQENGHVKTNGDVSAKPDGEVAAADGNGTAEPAKEGENCTGDAIEPAPAAEGDAAKTEGEAAKEGKKKKKFSLKNSFKFKGISLKKSKKGSEEGKEEVASPTTEDKPDENGHTAKETKEETPAAEAKEDEVAAPAADAAPEGETKAAEEAPPTEAAPAEEAAAAPATPAEDTTPAASEGEAKAE; this comes from the exons atgggagcCCAATTGTCCAAGGGTGGAGTAGCTGTTGAGGGGAAAGCCGCCGCCGCCGACCCTGCTGCTGCCAAAGCCAACGGCCAG GAGAACGGCCACGTCAAAACCAATGGTGATGTGTCTGCCAAGCCCGATGGGGAAGTGGCTGCCGCAGATGGAAATGGAACCGCTGAACCAGCCAAGGAGGGCGAAAACTGCACCGGTGATGCCATTGAACCCGCTCCCGCAGCCGAGGGCGACGCTGCCAAAACGGAGGGCGAAGCCGCCAAGGAgggcaagaagaagaagaagttctCCCTGAAGAACTCCTTTAAGTTCAAGGGCATCTCGCTGAAAAAGAGCAAGAAGGGCAGCGAGGAGGGCAAAGAGGAGGTCGCCTCCCCCACGACCGAGGACAAGCCCGACGAGAACGGCCACACAGCCAAGGAAACCAAAGAGGAGACGCCGGCCGCTGAGGCCAAAGAGGACGAGGTCGCTGcccctgctgctgatgctgcccCCGAGGGGGAGACCAAAGCGGCGGAGGAGGCCCCACCCACAGAGGCTGCCCCAGCTGAGGAGGCAGCTGCCGCCCCTGCCACCCCTGCTGAGGACACGACACCTGCAGCCTCTGAGGGCGAGGCCAAGGCAGAGTGA